A segment of the Cucurbita pepo subsp. pepo cultivar mu-cu-16 unplaced genomic scaffold, ASM280686v2 Cp4.1_scaffold002616, whole genome shotgun sequence genome:
TCTTCTCCTCCGGACCTCTATCCTTCTCCCACCTGTTTCacgttttcttctccaatggCGTCTCTCTCCTTGTCGTTTGAGAGAcggagacagagacagaggaGAGTTTCACGGGATTTGGATTCACATTGGATGAGAATCCGcattgtttaaattttgaaaatatttcagaatcatggctttgatttcgaattcttgttgtttttccTTCTGCTCGAATCACGGTGCTGTGTTCTATATCTTGATTCGGATTGGTTTTAccgcttctttcttcttccgcTCAGCGTTGCTGTTGTGATTTCTTTGATGACGAGCTTTAATTTTGATCTCAACAATGACTGTTCACCTTTCTCTAGAAGCCTCTAAGGTTTCCttctcatatattttctttatcgtTCTTCgcttttgatttgtttgtttgtttttttctttttgatggttgattctttcaaattttgtgaagcTATGGAGAAAAATATGCGTCGAAGCGTCCATAGAAGTTTCGCTTCTTGCCGGAAGCTGGAAATATATCCTTGCTGGCGTTGTTTTTCAGGTTCgatttctattattttgtaCGACTGATTGATTCCTTTGTCCGCTTTGATTTCTGATTTGTTATTTTGCTAATTCCTTCGCTTCGAATGTTTTTGAAACTCTTTTAAGAAAGATCTCAGGGAGCTATCCTCTTTTCAATATCACCAGAAAATGATTTACTATCCTAATGATTTCGATAAATTGAATACAAGATTAGCTCAGATCGTTCGAGAACTTGGTGGTGCTAATTTGCTTGTTTAAATAGTTTGTCTACCCTGTGGTTTCAGAATTGAGGTTTGTAATAGCTATTCCATTgtgattttcaaattcaagttctGAACTAATCGTTTGGAGCTTCAATGGGAAGTGTAATGATATTAGCCATTACCTAATTATGGATGACAAATaattgtttctgtttctttcaaCATTTACAAATGGTTATTTTGAATAATCCACACAGAGGACATTTGGATGGTAAATTTGTTGGACCTGAATAGAGGATGGCACTGAAACTTCAGCAAAGCAATAATCTGTAGTTTGTATAAATTGTAATCTTTGTTGGACCTAATATATACAGTCCTTGTTTCTTGTACGCATTTCTTAATTGATGGATCCTGGTTTGCAGTATATCCATGGTGTGGCTGCTCAAGGAATTCATTATTTGCACCGGCCCGGGCCAACACTCCAGGATACTGgatactttcttcttcaagtgAGTGCTATTTTAGGATCAAACCCTTAAAATTCCAATTCAAAACTTGGGaaagttttctttctttgattctttcatAGGAGCTCGGTGAAGACAAAGCTTATGTTAGCGAGACTGTTTTCTCcctcatatttttttcttttgtgctGGTAAGTAATATAGCTTTGTTCTTACTAACGATTATGTTACTGTTATGTTAATGATTTGACGTTGTAGAGAAGCTTATTTGTCTACATATACTGTTATATTACAGTGGACATTTCACCCATTTGTTTATCAGAGCAAAAGGATCTATACAGTTCTGATATGGTGCAGAGTTCTTGCCTATTTAGTTGTACGTATAATATCATCACCATCACCTCTCGTTAATTTTTCTTGATATTCTACCCTTTCATGAATACTTGATGGATGGGTTTTTACATCTTTTAAGGAACACAATTGTTGATGGTtcggagggagtcccacattggctaattaatgggttgatcatgggtttataagtaaggaatagatcttcattggtatgaggccttttggggaaccaaaaacaaagtcatgagagcttatgcttggagaatatcataccattgtggaggttcgtgattcctaccatggtatcagagccatgcccttaacttaaccatgtcaatagaatcctcaagtatcgaacaaagaaattgctagcctcgaaagtgtagtcaaaagtgactcaggtgtcgaacaaagggtgtactttgttcgaggacttcagagaaaagagtcgagcctcgattaaggggagactgttcgagggctacatTGGCCTTAGAGAAAACTCTatggcgtactttgttcgaggggaggattgttgaa
Coding sequences within it:
- the LOC111786734 gene encoding phosphatidylinositol:ceramide inositolphosphotransferase 1-like isoform X1 gives rise to the protein MTVHLSLEASKLWRKICVEASIEVSLLAGSWKYILAGVVFQYIHGVAAQGIHYLHRPGPTLQDTGYFLLQELGEDKAYVSETVFSLIFFSFVLWTFHPFVYQSKRIYTVLIWCRVLAYLVVRIISSPSPLVNFS
- the LOC111786734 gene encoding phosphatidylinositol:ceramide inositolphosphotransferase 1-like isoform X2, with protein sequence MTVHLSLEASKLWRKICVEASIEVSLLAGSWKYILAGVVFQYIHGVAAQGIHYLHRPGPTLQDTGYFLLQELGEDKAYVSETVFSLIFFSFVLWTFHPFVYQSKRIYTVLIWCRVLAYLVEHNC